The DNA segment AAGTGCGATAATTCCGGCGTCATGGTCTTTGCTGCCGGGGCGGAACGCCAGTGATGCGCGTCCGATATAATTTCCGTTACCGTAATTTCCTGCAATGTATTCGCCCGAAGCGGAAACAAAAAACAGACTGTCGATATTCAGGGTAAAGCCTGCGGAAGGAATATACTGATTGAGAAACGACGGTCCTGATTTCTGCCGCACTTCCGTATAACGATACGTGAAACCGGCGTACAGTCTGAGTTTGCGCGCCTGATGCTGCAGGGTCATTTCGGGATTTGTCCATAAAACACGATTTTCCAGCATTATGAAACGCACCGAATCGCTTGCGTACGTGGTATCGCCTGCAATGGCAGGGAAATATCCGGTATTGGGTTCCGCATCGGTAAATGTGTTGACCTGTTTCAAATAATATATGGAATGGCTAATGCGCCCAATGTTCATACGGAATTTGGGCCCGATGCTATCTGTTGCTTTTGAAGTGTCGGTTGGGCAGAGGTTCACATACTGCTCCAGAAAAGCCGATGTTTCGCGAATGTAGGTTTGAGCATTTTTCAGGTAGTAGGTATATGAAGAATCTGCGGTGCCCTGTTGTACGCGTTTGTAAATGCTGTCGTTGGTAATTCCTCCGTTCTCCTGTATCTTAAAGCGGTTGTGGATGTAGTTGCCAATAAATCCATACCTGCGGTTCTTTGTGTTGAAATGAGCCGTAGCGACTATGTTTGAAATATCCGATTTCTGCCTGAACTCTGCGATGCCGAGTGAATTTACGATGCGGTATTTGGCGCCAATTACCAGTTGTTTTTTAATGGTATGGCTGTGGAGTACGTGAAACACCTGCTCTTTGCGCGATCCGGTGGAATAAAACATCTCGGTAAAAGGAGCTACCGACGAATAATAATTTATATTCTCATTTGTGAAGCGGTAAGCATCAAAGGCATGCATGCCGAAGTCTGCTGAGGTAGAGATGCGGCTGCCAAAGGTCATGGCCCGTGTTGCCAGCCCAATGTTCCCGAGGCTTGCGTAAAACGGGGAAGACTCAAGGGCGGGATCCGACCGCTGAAATCCGGTAAGCATGGTATCGGCAGGATAACGTTTCAGGCTTGCCACCATGTCGGTATCGATGGCGGCAATATGATAATGATACACCTTAAGCGAATCGGTGCGCGGATGCTGTATGCTGTCTTTTTTCTGCTGCGCAAAAAGCGGCATGATGCCAATCAGCAGCAGAAGTAACAGTACGGCATTTCCTCGTTTCATTTTTGCTTGCATTTTTCGCGAACAAAAATACAAAGAATACCGCTAGCTTTGATAGTTGTTTTTTGAGTGTTGTGAATCACTGGCAGGTGAGGCTTGTGCCACCAGACAAAAAACATCTTGTCCCTATGGGACAAATATTAACCTGACAAAATTGTTCTATAAATATTGCATCCCTAACGGGATGTCAATATGCAAAAGACATTTGTTACGAAGAGCCTTGGTTCGCGCCTGGCGCGTAACATAACAATATTATTAGTTGTTCATTATTAATTAAAAAAGCCGTCCTTTTGAGACGGCTTTTTTAAATTGTATTCCGCTTACGCTATTTTACCTTATCAACGATGGCTTTGAAAGCTTCGGGATTGTGCATTGCCAGGTCGGCAAGTACTTTCCGGTTGATTTCGATGTTATTCTTAATGAGCTTGCCCATGAATACGGAATATGACATTCCATGCTCGCGAACGGCTGCATTGATACGGATAATCCACAGTCCGCGGATCTCACGTTTTTTATTTCTTCTGTCGCGGTATGCATAGGATAATCCTTTTTCATACGCGTTTTTGGCTACGGTCCAGACGTTCTTCCTTCTTCCGAACTGACCTTTTACCTGGGCTAAAACTTTTTTCCTTTTTGCCCTTGATGCTACTGCATTTACTGATCTTGGCATTGTTTTGATTTTTCACTTCAGCGTCCCACTTCACGCGGGAACTTATGGAGCTGAGAGTAAGTTAATAATTGATTTGTTAATGGGCCAACATGTTTTTCATACGTTTCTCATCCACCGCTGCAACTAATCCTGATTGCGTAAGATTACGTTTACGTTTCTTGGATTTTTTGGTGAGGATGTGACTCTTGTAAGCATGTTTCCTCTTGATTTTTCCGGTTCCTGTAAAGGTGAGCCTTTTTTTGGCGCCGGATTTTGTTTTCATTTTAGGCATTACAAAACAGATTTTATAGTTTATGAATCAATTCTTTCTTGGTGATAATATCATAATCATCCTTTTGCCTTCGAGCTTCGGAAGCTGTTCGGGCTTGCCGTATTCGGTCAGGTCGCTTGCAAATTTAAGCAGAATAAGTTCGCCCTGCTCTTTGTAAACAATACTGCGGCCTTTAAAGAACACATCCACTTTCACTTTAGCGCCTTCCTGCAGGAACTTGATGGCATGTTTCAGTTTGAAATTGAAATCATGGTCATCGGTATTGGGGCCCAGTCTGATCTCTTTCACAACCACTTTCGAGGCTTTGGCCTTCATTTCCTTCATCTTCTTCTTCTGGTCGTAAAGGAATTTTTTATAGTCAATTACCTTACATACCGGCGGATTAGCGCTTGGTGAAATTTCCACAAGGTCGAGTCCCTGTTCTTCAGCTATATTCAGGGCTTCCCTTATCGGAAAGATTCCTGTCTCAACGTTTTCGCCAACCACCCTTACAACGGGTGCATTGATTCTGCCGTTTATCTTATGCAGTTCTTCTTTTTTTACAAATCCCCTTGGGCGAAAATTTCCCTGTGTTGCGATAGTTCTTCCTCCTGTTTTAATGAATAATGTATTAGTTTGACTCAAATTTTAAGAACGAAGTGAATTGAAATTTGCAAGTCGAACAATCCCGCCTCAGGCGGAGGGTTCTTACCCGTGATTTCTTTACCTGTTAACGGCATTCATTAACCTGCCGTCATTGTTTCAATCTCTGCATTGATCATGGATATAAATTCGTCTATCCCGCATGCACCTGCGTCGCCGCTGCCCTGTTTCCTTACGGAGACGTTGCCTTCGGCTTCTTCTTTCTCCCCAACGATAAGCATATAAGGCACTTTTTCCAATTCTGCGTCTCTTATCTTCTTGCCTGTCTTTTCGTTACGGTCGTCAATTCGGGCGCGAATATCGGAATTATTTAGCAATTCTAAAACATTTTTCGCATAAATTTCATATTTCTCGCTGATAGGTATGATGCGCGCCTGCTCCGGCGAGAGCCATAAGGGGAACTTACCTGCACAGTGCTCAATCAGCACAGCAACAAAGCGTTCCATCGATCCAAACGGTGCCCTGTGAATCATTACGGGGCGGTGTTTTTGGTTGTCGCTGCCTATGTATTCCAGCTCAAAACGCTCGGGCAGATTGTAGTCAACCTGTATGGTTCCGAGCTGCCATTTGCGTCCAATCGCATCTTTTACCATGAAATCGAGCTTGGGGCCGTAAAAAGCAGCTTCGCCCACTTCCACCACGGCTTTGATGCCTTTTTCTGCGGTAGCTTCAATTATGGCGGCTTCGGCTTTTGCCCAGTTTTCGTCAGAACCGATGTATTTGTCCTTGTCGTTGGGGTCGCGAAGCGATATCTGGGCTGTATATTCTTTAAAATCAAGTGCTTTGAAGATGTGAAGCACAATATCCATCACACCCTGAAATTCCTGTTTTACCTGTTCGGGTGTGCAGAAGATATGCGCATCGTCCTGGGTAAAACCGCGGACACGGGTGAGGCCGTGCAGTTCTCCGCTCTGTTCGTAACGATACACGGTGCCAAACTCTGCAATGCGCAGGGGCAAATCTTTATAGGAACGCGGACTGCTCTTGTACACTTCGCAGTGGTGAGGGCAGTTCATCGGCTTCAGCATAAATTCTTCGCCTTCAACCGGTGTTTTAATAGGCTGGAAGGAGTCTTTGCCGTATTTCTGATAATGACCGGATGTCTTGTATAACTCAACGTTTCCGATATGCGGGCATATTACCTGTACGTAGCCGGCTTTGCGCTGAACCTTTTTAAGGAAGTTCTCCAGCTTTTCGCGCAGCATGGCACCTTTGGGAAGCCATATAGGCAATCCGGCACCTACAGCCTGCGAAAACGTAAATAGTTCAAGTTCCTTGCCTAATTTGCGATGGTCGCGCTTTTTGGCTTCTTCCAGCAACAGCAGGTGATCTGTAAGATCTTTCTGTTTCAGGAAACTGATGCCATAAAGACGGGTAAGCTGTTTGCGTTTCTCATCGCCGCGCCAGTAAGCGCCGGCTACTGCAAGCACTTTTATGGCTTTGATAAAACCCGTATGCGGCAGGTGAGGTCCGCGGCAAAGGTCGGTAAAGGCACCTGATTCATACAGCGTGATTTCTCCATCGGTCAGGTCGTTGATGAGCTCAAGCTTGTATTCGTCGCCTTTGGCAGTGAAGTAGTCAAGAGCAGCCTGTTTGCTTATTTCCTTGCGGATATAAACCTGGTCTTTGCGGGCCAGTTCAAGCATTTTATCTTCTATCTTTTTGAAGTCGGCATCGGAGATGCTGCGGTCGCCAAGGTCAATATCGTAATAAAATCCGTTTTCAATGTTCGGTCCGATACCGAATTTCGTTCCCGGATAAAGCGCTTCAATGGCTTCTGCCATAAGGTGTGCCGAAGAATGCCACATAACGGCTTTACCTTCGTCATCATTCCAGGTGAGCAGTTTGATGCGTGAATCTTTATTAATAGGGCGTGTGGCATCCCACACTTCGCCGTCGACCATCGCGCCAAGCACATTGCGTGCAAGACCTTCGCTGATGCTTTTGGCAATATCAAGACCTGTAGCCCCTTCGGGATACTGGCGTACAGAGTTATCAGGCAGTGTAATATTAATCATTAGTGTGCTGATTTTTAAGAGGTGCAAAGATAACAAATTTTCCCATGCCTCCAAGAGGCGCACCATTATATTATATCAGGAAGTCGTAAGTCACCTCCGCCGCTGGCGGATGAGTCGAGAGTCAAAAAACAGAAGTCAGAAGACAGAAGTCAGGAGACAGAAGAAAAAAATGAAATACCACAGCATACACCGGAGGTGTTTAATGTCAATAGAAAAAACCACAAATAACCCCGTAGGGGTTTAAGATCGGTAGATTGAATGTGTGATTATAATCGGCGACTCACGAATAATAATTGCAAATGTGGTGATGTTGCATGAGCCGCAATAGTTTGGGGTTATTAAGCTCGCGATAGCGAGGTAAATGCCTGCCGTTTTGTATGATTAAATATGCCAGTTGCAATGATAAAGCTCCCGATAGCGAGGTACGAGCCTTCTATGTGATATGATAAACTATGCAGGCAGCAATGATAAAGCTCGCGATTGCGAGGTAAACGCCTGCTGTTTGGTATGATTAAATATGCTAGTCGCAATGATAAAACTCACGACCGCGAGGTAAAAGCTTGCTGTTTTATATGATTAACTATACTGATAGCAATGATAAAGCTCGCGACCGCGAGATCAATGTGTGTTAGCTGCAATATTAAAGCCCCTTATTAAAGCCTGTCCCGTACCGTGGGTTTGGGGTTATAAAGCTCAGAATGGGCGTTTTTTATCTTTTTATCAGCAACTTTCTCAGCATCACATTCCCTTCATCCCTAAGTTGTAAAATGTAAGAACCTGCCTCAAATCCGCGGAGGTCTATCCGCTGCTGAACGGCATCCGACATCATTGAATATACCTGTCTTCCGCTGAGGTCAAACAAGGTTATTTCTCCGAGTGGCTGTGTATCTCCTTCGCGGGAAATGGTGATGAAATCAGTGGCGGGCTGAGGGGTGATGGTGATACTTTTTGAAATATTTTCGTTTGCTATTACACTCGGGAAATAGACTATAATAGTGTCAACGGCACTACATCCCGGATAAGAAACAATTACTGACAATGTGCCTGTCCACCCACCTGCTCCAGCTGTTATTTGTTGTGTTGTATCTCCGGTTGACCACAGATATTGTGCTCCCGGGTTACCGGCATCGAGAATAACTGTTTGTCCCAATCCAAGAACAGTATCATTCCCTAAATTCACCACCGGCATGGGGCTGACAGTAAGGTAATGCGTGACGGTATCGCTGCACGGACCGTTGGATGCGATAAAGCTGATGGTGTCAATGCCGGGTGTGGCGTAACTGAAGGTATGTACATCGTCACCTGCTATATGCACACCATTCAGGTACCATTCTCCGGGACTGGTGGCGTGGTAGGTTATGTCGCCGCTTCCGCATACGGCCGTGTCGCCGGGTGTGAAGCTCGCAACAGGAAATGAATTTACGGTAATGGTTTGATGAATGGAGTCTTTGCAGATGCCGTAACTTCCCGTAAGGCTCAGATAAAAATCGCCTGCGGCATTGAAGGTGTTATTATACGTACTTCCTGAGTGCATAAAATTGTTATCCATGTACCACGACAGATTCGTTGCAAAGGTTGAGCCGGCAGCAAAACTCAATGCGGTACCGGTGCAAATGGTAGTGTCGGCAGGAACAAAGCTCAGGGGCGGAACGGCACACGAAAGCTTGGCTACCCACATATCCATGAAACCATGGTTGTTGGTGATGTCACCGTCAAATGATGAAATCCAGCCGCAAATCACCGAGCCCTGATTTTTTGTCGGGGCAATGCCTTCGCCCCGGTCGTCGGATGAGCCGCCATAAGTCTTTTCCCAAATCAGGTTACCGCTGCTGCTTATCTTCACCACCCAAAAATCATAGGTTCCTGCCGGGCCGTGGTTATAACTGATATCTCCGTCAACACTGGCTGTTTGCCCGTTTGACATAAATCCGCCGTCCCAGTCGTGGCAGAGCGACGCAGCGAAATCATCGCCGGTGCCGCCCAGTGTTTTTTGCCAGAGCAGCGTTCCTGATGTATCTACTTTCAGCATCCAGGAATCGTATCCACCATGATTTCCGGTTACGTCGCCATTGGAGGAGTTGGTATAGCCTCCTATCACACAGGCAGTGTTTCCTGCATTTTTAATAGCTTTTCCTATCTCAATATCTGTTCCGCCAAAACAACGTGACCACTTGAAATTCCCGAGTGAATCGGTACGGAACACCCACAAATCTTCGGTTCCGGGATTATGATTCCCTGAAATCTGCCCCGCGTTTGAAGAGGTATGACCGGTAAGCATGAATCCGCCATCGGCCAGACGTGCCAGATCGTGAGAATCTTCGTCATTGGTATCGCCGTAGCAATGTGCCCACAAAAGATTTCCAACGCTGTCGATACGTGCAAGCCAGCCGTCGCCAATGCCATGGTTACCGTTCACATCATGGTCGTTTGAAAACGTACTTGCCGTCATTGCCCAGCCTTTGTTGCCAATGGGAACAAGAGATACGGCATGGTCGCCATCGGCCAGTGAGCCGCCGTAATGTTTATTCCAGGTAATGATTCCGTTTGAGTCCACTGCAAATACCCAGATATCAAAGTCACCATAATTTCCGGGCACGTTGCCGTCAGAGGACTTAGAGAATCCGGTAAGCACGGCACCTTTATTTTTGACCGGGTATACTCCCCAGTTTATATCGTTATCGGTGCCCCCGTAAAGTCTGGTCCAGATAAGATTTCCGTTAAGGTCAAGCTTTGATAAAACGACGTCCATTGCGCCGTGACCGCCCATAATATCACCGTTTGATGAATTGGTATATCCGGAAACATAATAGCCCGAGCTGTCGGATATCATGCAGATTGATTTCGCAAAATCGGCTCCGCTGCCGCCAATACTTTTTTCCCATTGGATGACAGGTTGCGCGAATGAAAAGTGTGTCAACGCGCAACTAAACAGAATCAAAAAAAATGTTTTTGTTCTCATTTCACTAATATTACTTCTTACGAAGATAAAACAAATGTCCGGAAAATTATTACCGCAGTAAAGTCACGGTGCCCTGTGTGCTGTATTCTATGCCGTCAAAGCCTTTGGCGGTGAAAACGTAGTAATACACTCCATCAGAGGCTTTGGCTCCGCCTTCTTTATGTCCGTCCCATGAACCGTGAACAGTGTACCATTCATACACTTTCTTGCCCCAGCGGTTGAAAATAACCATCTGTTCGCTCAGCAGTCCAACGGATTGAACTTTGAAGACATCGTTCTGGCCGTCGCCGTTATCGGGTGTGAATACGTTGGGAATTACGATTGCCGACGGCTTACATACCTTTACTTCCATGCTGATGGAATCTTCACAGAAATCAGGTATTCCGCTGTTCACATTGAACATTACCTTGAATGTTTTGCAGTCGGGGCATTGTTCGGGCGGGCAATCATAAACGTAGGTATGAGAAGGATTCTCTGAAGCCGAGTTTGTGCCATCACCAAAATCCCAATAGAAAATATTGGCACCGCTTCCGTTATAATAGAAGTTGACATTGAGCGGTGAAATACCATCAACAGGATTGCTGTATCCATCGGCATGAATCAGGGTGTTGGTCCCGATTATGGCAGGACCGGCTGTTGTCGGGCAGTTAAACTGATCGGTAACGGTAATGGTGTAATTGCCGGTGCAAAGTCCAACCAGCGCTAATGTATCCTGGTTTCCCAGACTCCATTGATATTGATAAGGAGGTACACCGCCGGTTACTGTTGTGAGAATATACCCGTTGCATTCATGCAAACAGCCTTCATCGGTTGGATGCAATGTTACAAACATCTGAGGATGCTGCGTGATGATAAAAGGTACAACATCGGTACATCCATTGCTGTCCGTTACCGTAACTGTAAAGTTACCGGCCGGAAGTCCGCTTACATAATCATTTGCCGGTGTGCCGGCTGACCAGGTGTACTGGTAAGGGTCGTTGCCGCCTATGGCAGAAGCCTGAGCTGTTCCGTCATTGCCTCCATAACAGGAAACAATGCTGGTAGTATCAACTGAGCCTTCCAGCAATGGAGGTTCAGTGATGGTCACGGTATCGGTTACAAAACAGGTTGACGTATCGGTAATGGTAACAATGTAGGTTCCGTCAGTCAGACCAAAAGCAGTGTCATTGGCTTGAGGCGGAACAGTGCCCCACAGATAATGATACGGGGAAATTCCATTGGTGGCATTTACGGAAGCAAATCCCGAGTTGCCCTGAAAACACAGTACGTTGAACTGGGCTGTGGTTGTTTGAATGTCGCTCACAAATACGGGTACTGTGGTTACTGCCGAAGTACAGCCTCCAAGTGTAACAGAAAGTGTTACGTTTTTAATGCCGGGTGTGCTCCAGTTTACATCAAAAGGTCCGCTGCCACCCGCAGGAACTGCCACACCACCGGCAAACGACCATGCATAGGTGCAGAGAGAGTCGCCTGTGCCTGTGTAAGTCACCAGTGATGAATCAGACAAATCGCAGATAGGAGAGGTGACCGTAAACGTGGATGTGGGTGTGTAATTCACCGTGATATCCTGATAAGCGGTATCGGCGCAGTTAGCTCCGTTTATGTAGATGTAAGTAATGGTAAATGTTCCGGTATCGGCAATAGCCGGATAGAACATATTATTCGAAACACCTGTTCCGGAATAGGTACCTCCCGAAGGAGTTCCTGCAGTGAGTGCAAAAGGTGTTGTGTTGGTACAAACATCGGGCATGGCGCTGAATGCTGCCACGGGTACAACATTTACCGTGATGCTCTGGGTGGCTGCATTCACACAACTGTTGCTGTCGGTGTAAGTGTAGGTCAGAACAAAGGTTCCCAGTCCTGCAGCCATGGGGTCGAAAATGCCTCCATTTACACCGGTGCCTGTATAGGTACCACCGGAAGGAGTTCCCTGAGTGAGTGTAATGGCCGGTGCTGTGACACACATCGGATTCAAGGGTGCAAATGAGACTACCGGCAAGGGATTTACAATAATATTGGTAAGCGCCGAATTGGTGCAACCATTGCCATCGGTATAAGTGTACATGATAGAATGAGTTCCCGGACCTGCCTGTGCGGGATTAAAAACGGAACCTGTAACGCCCGGGCCTGAGTAAGTGCCGCCCGGAGGTGTTGCAGCATTGAGGGTATATAAACCGGCATCGATACACATAGGATTAATTGCCGGGAAATTGATGGTTGGCAAAGGGTAGATTACCATCTGGGCGGTATCTCTTCCAATACAGCCAATGGAGTCAATATAGGTGTAGATAATATTATGCGAACCGGGGCCCGAAGCATTCGGGTCGAATGTGGTGCCTGTTACGCCGGGGCCACTGAATGTTCCACCAAGCGGGCTTCCACCGGTAAGTGTGAACGGGGGCTGCGAGATGCAATAAGCAGGAAATGGCAGTAATGATACCGGTGTGCCGGGAATAGAATTTACGGTATAGGTTTGAACACTTTGACAGTTGGCAACATCTGTTATTGTAACGGTGTAAGTGCCACCGCCAAGATTGGTTTGTGTATCGGAATTAGGACCGCCATTCGACCAGGTGTAGTTGATTGGTGCGCTGCCGTTGGCTACTGTTACGGCGATAGAGCCGTCGAGCATGCCGTTGCAGGTTTCGTCAACAACAACCGCTGTAACACCAAGGGGTGCAAGGTCAACGCTCTGAGTAACTACAGGCTGAGTTACCAGTGTAACATTGCAGCAGCTCCACGGATGGCAGGAACAGGCGTTAAACTCACTGCAGTAATGCACGCAGCAGGGATCCCACAGATATCCTGAAAGACAGGCGCTGGCTCCGGGAACGTTGTTGCAGCACCATGCATAACTACCTCCGCCGCATGGTACCTGAATGATACCTGTTTGATAAACCGTAGTCACATAATAGCAGCAGGAACCATAGGTGGTTGTTACCTGTGAGGTGGGTGTGTATCCACTGGGAGGTGTTTCAACAACGGGGCAGTTTGATTTCATGCCACCGCTTTTCAGTTGGTTGAGAATACTGTCGGCAGCTGTCAGGTTCGTTTTGGGTTGAGCTTCGCCTGAGCCCTGTGGATCCTGATTGGAAAATACGTACTCGCTGACTTTCTGTATGCCGCTATTATAGCCGAATTGAATACGATACTTGAATTTATTCACATCGGCGGGGATGTCTTTTGTGATATCATTATAAATAAATCGTCCGTGACCCGCCTCGGTTGAGTACAGGATATTGTTATTGTACTGAAAATCTTTCGGATAATACAATGCATGGATATCGGGCAGCTTGCTTATTTCTGCCGTATTGATGGTGGTGTAATTAATTCCGTCGGTGCTGCGTTCAACACTTACAGTTTTAATATTTGCATCAGCCGGATTTTCCCAAACCATATGCACAATGGTATCACCGAACACACCCGATTTGAAAAACTCCAGTCTCAGCGGTTTTTCAGGATTTGCGGAAATATTCGTCTGAGCATAATTAGCAATAGGGAAAAGGAAAAGCAAAATTGAAATAATTTTTAGATATCTATACATAATCACTGATTTTGAATGAAATAGAAAATAATCCATCGAATTTGAGACAAATTTATAATATTTTTAATAACTATACTAACATAAACTTAATTAATAATGTACCCATTATTAAATTTTGTTAGATATATATGATTGATTTCGAGGGAATACTTCTTTTTTTTTAATATATCGATTATTGTAAAAACTAGACGAACTAATAGTAAATCAGTAGTTAATGCATTTGATTCGCTCTTCATACTGAATGTAAGATGACGGGTATTATTTTTTGATTTACAATTGTTGGTGCCAAATAATTATTTTTGCTGAAAAGAAATAGCTAAATGCACTTTGTAAATCCATTATTTCTGTTGGGGCTTTTTGGTCTGGCAGTTCCAATAATTATCCACCTTTTTAATTTTCGTAAATTCAAAAAGGTATTTTTTACGAACGTAAAATTTATTGAGGAACTTCAACAGCGCACTCAAAAACAATCGCAGTTAAGGCACCTTCTTATTCTGCTTCTTCGGATATTGGCAATCACCGCCTTGGTGTTTGCTTTTGCTCAGCCATTTATTCCTGTTTCCAAAACTGCAAAAATCAATAAAGGAACCGGTGCTGTAAGTGTTTTTGTGGATAATTCTTTCAGCATGGAAGCGGACGCAAAGAACGGCACCTTGTTAGACGAAGCGCGCAATAAGGCGGTGGAGGTAGCACAGGCATATCGTCCCGACGACCTGTTTCATTTCCTCACCAACGATTTTGAGGGAAAACATCAGCGGTTGGTTACCCGCGATGAATTTCGCGAGATGCTCGAAGAATTGAAATCCTCTCCGTCAGTGAAAAAGTTATCGGAGATTATTCGCCGGCAGTCGGATATGCTTTCAGAAAACAAGAGTAAATCAAAAAATATTTATGTTATTTCCGATTTTCAGAAAAGTATAACGGATATTTCCGCAATAAGCGCCGACACTTCTGCCAGTGTTTATCTTGTTCCCGTCAAGGCAAATTCCGTGAACAATCTGTATATCGACAGTTGTTGGTTTGAATCGCCCGTTCATTTGCCGGGGCAAAATGTAAAGCTCTTCATACTCATCAAGAATGCCGGAAAGAC comes from the Bacteroidota bacterium genome and includes:
- a CDS encoding gliding motility-associated C-terminal domain-containing protein, with the translated sequence MYRYLKIISILLFLFPIANYAQTNISANPEKPLRLEFFKSGVFGDTIVHMVWENPADANIKTVSVERSTDGINYTTINTAEISKLPDIHALYYPKDFQYNNNILYSTEAGHGRFIYNDITKDIPADVNKFKYRIQFGYNSGIQKVSEYVFSNQDPQGSGEAQPKTNLTAADSILNQLKSGGMKSNCPVVETPPSGYTPTSQVTTTYGSCCYYVTTVYQTGIIQVPCGGGSYAWCCNNVPGASACLSGYLWDPCCVHYCSEFNACSCHPWSCCNVTLVTQPVVTQSVDLAPLGVTAVVVDETCNGMLDGSIAVTVANGSAPINYTWSNGGPNSDTQTNLGGGTYTVTITDVANCQSVQTYTVNSIPGTPVSLLPFPAYCISQPPFTLTGGSPLGGTFSGPGVTGTTFDPNASGPGSHNIIYTYIDSIGCIGRDTAQMVIYPLPTINFPAINPMCIDAGLYTLNAATPPGGTYSGPGVTGSVFNPAQAGPGTHSIMYTYTDGNGCTNSALTNIIVNPLPVVSFAPLNPMCVTAPAITLTQGTPSGGTYTGTGVNGGIFDPMAAGLGTFVLTYTYTDSNSCVNAATQSITVNVVPVAAFSAMPDVCTNTTPFALTAGTPSGGTYSGTGVSNNMFYPAIADTGTFTITYIYINGANCADTAYQDITVNYTPTSTFTVTSPICDLSDSSLVTYTGTGDSLCTYAWSFAGGVAVPAGGSGPFDVNWSTPGIKNVTLSVTLGGCTSAVTTVPVFVSDIQTTTAQFNVLCFQGNSGFASVNATNGISPYHYLWGTVPPQANDTAFGLTDGTYIVTITDTSTCFVTDTVTITEPPLLEGSVDTTSIVSCYGGNDGTAQASAIGGNDPYQYTWSAGTPANDYVSGLPAGNFTVTVTDSNGCTDVVPFIITQHPQMFVTLHPTDEGCLHECNGYILTTVTGGVPPYQYQWSLGNQDTLALVGLCTGNYTITVTDQFNCPTTAGPAIIGTNTLIHADGYSNPVDGISPLNVNFYYNGSGANIFYWDFGDGTNSASENPSHTYVYDCPPEQCPDCKTFKVMFNVNSGIPDFCEDSISMEVKVCKPSAIVIPNVFTPDNGDGQNDVFKVQSVGLLSEQMVIFNRWGKKVYEWYTVHGSWDGHKEGGAKASDGVYYYVFTAKGFDGIEYSTQGTVTLLR